DNA from Debaryomyces hansenii CBS767 chromosome A complete sequence:
ttgagCTGATTTTTAGTATTATTTACGGTGATCTATGAAATAGGTATATATAAACacaattaattttaataaagcTTTGAACATTTAAATTAATCGGCTTGATCCCAATTACCAGGTCTTGGTTGTTTAGGCATTTGTGGACCACCGGCCCTCTTGGccataataatttgatcgATAGATAAGATTGTATTTGTTGCGTCGGTTGCCAAGTCGATGGCAGACTTCTTAGcagataataaatcaagTATACCATGTTCTTTAACATCCAATAATCCATCATctgaatcattatcaatatcaataccGAAGTTTATACCTTTGTTATCGTCTAAGGCATGAGCAGCATACAATTTACTTAATAATTCAGAGGAATCTAATCCCGAAGTCTCAGCTAAGACTCTTGGGATAACCTCAAAAGCCTTAGCGTAATGCTTAATAGCTAATTGCAATAAACCTGGTGTTTTTTCACCATATTGagtaattaatttaatcaactcaatttcaatagcaCCTGCACCTGGTAATAACCTATTATCCTTTAATAAACCCTTGATTGCGTTAACACCATCATCAATAgctctttcaatatcatcaagaCTATTTTGGGTAGCACCTCTAAGAATAATAGTAGAGGTTCTTGAAATAGATTCATCTTGTCTGAAAATTGTAACTCTATCACCACCGATTTCTTTAGTCTCGATCACGTCAACAATACCCATTTCATCTGGCATTGGAGCACCTAATCTTGGCAAAGGAGTAGCACCACATACTTGACAGATTCTTCTTAAGTCGAATTTCGATGGGACTctcaaaaccaaaatacCGTGcttattgaaataatgTAAGGCTAACTCACCAATATTTGCACCAGCTACAACAACATTAACACCAGAATCTGAGATCTCCTTACACATTTGGTCTAATTGTTGTTCTTCACCTTTACTGAAGTCTAACATTTCTTTAGCGTTATGTAACAACACGGTACCCTTGGTTTCAGTAGTCGAAATATCAATTGGACAAGTGAATACCACAACCTTCGATTTGGTTTTGATGTTTTTAATATGTCCTTCTGGTTCTCTTGGGAAAACCATACCTTTCACAACTTCAGAATTGGATAAACTGGAACCCATAATCTTCACCACTCTGATAGAatcgatattgaaattttgtgGTTTCTTAGGGTTTATGACAATCTTTACCGCATCAATGACcaactttgaaattaaatcttcattTCCATATTGTTTAGCTGAAATGACAGGCTTGATGACCTTCAATAATTCGCTGGTTTCAGTAATCGACTCAACGTTACTAACAACCAACGATTCTAATGTATCCATGACAAACTTATTTGCCAAATTATACCCTTGCATGATCTCAGTCACATTCAATCCTAAATTgagtaatttttcagcaaTGTTCAAAAATTCCCCTGCCAAAATGATAACTAGGTTGGTATTGTCACCCATCTCAAACTCTTGTTGCTTAGACGCcataatcaaaattttcactGCAGGATGtacaatttctaattcattGAGCATGGTGGCAGCATCATTTGTTATAAAAATCCTTCCtaattgattaatgataattttatttctacCACTTGGTCCCATCGATGTCAATAAAATCGATGATATTTCTCGAACTgcttcaatattttttatgATTACCCCATCAGCACTGGTGTGCGATTGGTATCCTTGCTTAAATAACCCAGAATTTGGGGCTTGAGGTAATTTAAGCGACATTATTATTCGATATACACGGTTTAATGAAAAACTATTCTTGTTGATTTGCCCTTTcgatgaattttttgatcAACCAAACCAAAATCTCAAGCCGCATTTTTGTGTAATCATTATATAAGCAGCAGTCGTTCATACTTAAGAACTAGATTACATGGTACGTAGTAAACTTGGGTTTAACGAGGAGCTATATAAGCTATGTGTAGTAATTGTTTGTATGGACTAAGGtggattattatattaaaagTTAAAATAAATTACAATTAGAAAACATTTCGTACTGTGGCCATTTGTAACTGCAAGTATATGGAAGGATGATTTTATTCATCTACCAGCAAGCTTGGAAATTGTTTCAAGGTCTCTATCAGTTATGGCGTCTATATCTTTAAAATCTGCTAGTAATTTTAGATCCGAGTCTGGAAATTTGTGGACATGTTTGGAAAGTATCAAAttgaagtttttgaaaactGTCTCATATTTATCTAGTTTGTCTTTGAGTGAGTCAACGTCTTTCTGGTATTGTGATACATTGTTCTGGAGCTGTTGTTGAGCATGTTTCTTGCGTTGCCTACACTTGGAAGCTGCTAGTCTGTTACGTTCCAATAGTCTTTCTTTTTTCCAAGCTGCCGTCCCGGGAATTGGCCCATTATTAGGATTGTAGATcacttcattattgtatattaattGATGGTTTGGAGGAGGAACACCCGCTGCAGGTATCGAATCTCCAGGTTGTATGTTGGGCGTCTCAGGCTTCACTTGATTTTTTATAACAGATCCTTGTTGCTGTTCCGGCAGTATACCAAGATCTACTTTTAACTGTGGCTGAGACACCAAACCCTTCTGTTGCAATTGAGATGGCTGATGCGGCAATTGCCCTGCTGATTCTGTTCGTACTGGGTCCTTTCTCTGGTGCGTATGAACGTCATTCAATACAATATCGTCTTTGGATGCCGCTTGGTTCACCGGTCTGGTCgcattcaattcatcatccaATGGACTCTCATTTTCCAAGTAAAACTCGTGGTTGATAATTTGCCCAATCTGCCCGTTAGATATAGATATTCTCCTCCTTCTGGGAATACCCTCGTTCGTGGAATATGGAAGCATCATAGTTGTGTCAAAAATTGGCGGATTCGTTATCGGATACGAGTTAATATCAAATGGATCATGGAATTCAAATACATGGCTTCTATTTGGCACCTCCACAGTATGGCCACCATTATTAACATCTGACATCGATATGTCCCCGTTACCTATAGCTTCTGGTTCCATTGGGTTTGATGCTCCTGCTTGAACTGGTGTTCTTGCTTCTATGTTAGCCTGGGAGTTCCGGATTTGCGTCACATTTCCATTAGTCCCATCCTTCACTATAGGATAGtccaaatttgaaatattttgcacTACGAACTGGTTACCATTTGGAGGTACCTGAGTGTAACCTTCATCCTTTGCGTAATTCATAGTGACTAATACTAATAACTCATTAGTAATATTTTCCATTGAATACAAAAGGCTTTAGATTACTTTTTGTGTACTGCATATGAACTCACTAAGGTGAATACGGTACTATTTGTGAACCAAGTATATGATTCTAAGACATCAAGAACCACTCTATGGACGATATAAAGGATAAATACAAGCATTTTCCTCAATATAATGAGTTAAGGGACTTACTTAAACATGCTAATGTGAAATCGGGACGATTGCTTAAGGCATTGGACAGCTATGAATACCAGAATGATAACGTTCGGTTTGACTTTATCGTTGAAAACCAACGGGGAACCAAGTTTTTTGGAATTCcgttattttcaaatcgGACTTTATTACCGTTTATAGATCCTCAAACGTATCAGCTGTTGGATGGAAAGACGATATCTCTCACGTACAACAACATCAATAACTACCCATTACCCGATATGGATTGGAAATGGTCGTGGGATAAGTGGTATTTGTTGATGGCCAACGATGTGGATGCCCAGGGATGGCTATATTCGGTGATAATGTTTAATAGCACTCATTGGAAGGGGAAGTACCTGTTTGGCAATTTTGTGCGGCGACGGATATGGGTGAGGATGCGACATAAGCTGTCTACGTAAGGATCCTAATAAGCCTGGATTGAGACTAACGGTGTTAATATGGCAGGGTTAGAGCAATTGGGTCGGAGGACTCACTAGAGAATGGCAGATGGTATAGAAGCCAAATTCCCTAGAATAGGGTCGGTACGTAAGGCCACAAATacagaaaaattaaagaatgaaagCGTATGATAGCTGGGATGAATAGAAAGGATTGTATATTTGGGTTTTTAGATATCATATTTGCCTATTCTTTATTAGGATATTCAGTAACGGtatatgataatgaaggGTCTAGCGTTGATTGGTACTTACACGTCGCGCTCTGTTAAAGAAATGGGTGTGAAATAGACGCCGAATAGACCTTCATTCATTGTTACCAAAATGGTTAATATTGACTTGCCATTGGCCATATCGTTAATTCGATATAAGAGGAGGATGGGCTATGTCCAATCTATCGATTGTATGTTGTTTTAATGGGATTttttaacaaataattGCTAACCGCCAGATATTATACGTAATATCatcttgaagaagaaaatacaGGAGCCTAAACCAAATGGGAAGGAGCTTAGATTTGTACTAGATTTACTTAATATTGACTACTCGattaatacaaataaaGGGTTTATAGATTCGATAAATGCTGGTGATCTTGTAGCAAGAGAATACTCTTCCAGAGAAATACgagaattgattttggcGTTTAAACATTTGATTAAATGGGACAGCCTGGTTAAGAacttatttttgattaaattgattagtcaaattcttcagaatATTCCAGTCTCGATGCTTCGCAGGTTGAGGTCTTGTCGCAATCAGAATGCTCTTAGCTGGAGttatatatttgttgaattggATGAATGTTTGTTACTGACAGTTGCATTTAAAGTCAGAGAGGGAAGAAGTTTACGACTTAAATATGAGTTTGTTGTTGACGTATATAAGgcattatttcaaaaaatgcaaataatggGGATTTCTCTCGATAAATTTGCCAACGAATTTGTATTGAATATCGGCAAGTTGGTTATTTTAACAAAAACcgattttaattttgataattgcAAGCCAAATTATACTAGGACTATTAATGATATAGTGGATGAAACATTTACTATGAGATATCTAAAGTGGAATCGACATAGCGTTGATTATAAGAAGTTTAGATATTTAATGACTATCATTGATCGTAGATTGGTAAAATATCTAATCTTAGCATACTTACAATTAGTGAAAGAACTTTCTATCTGTAGTCCCAACCGAAAGTATTTGCTAACCTTTTTGTTAATATTTAACGATATTGAGTTGATACAATTTTATCAGTCTATAAGCTGGATTATCTAACGGGTTTTATCGCCTTCTTTGAGAAAATATACGTGCAACCACTTAAAAATGTTGTTGTAGCtactaataattcaaagcCGTATAATCCTGAATGAAATGGTTCAATCCAATTTTCTGCCATTATTGATTCGATTGCAGGTTGCAATACCAAGCTTCCAATATAGAGCATTTGTAATCCTGTATTCACTTTGGATAATAAGTTCGGATGAACAGAAACTGTAGGAATcgaaatattaataagCCTCTTAAACGTTTTCGGTGGTGGTAAAGTTACATATCTGTAATAGATTGCCATAAAACTCAACAATACATCTCTTCCAATGATTAAGCATGCAAGGTACAATGGCATGGACGAAATATAACTTAATGATACAGTACATATAgtcattaataatttatcagcCATTGGATCTAATATTGAtccaataattgatttcatgTTATATTTCCTGGCAATATATCCGTCAATAAAATCAGTTACGCATGAATATACAAAAATCGACATCGCTAGCCCAGCTTGTTGATTTATGAGAAAGTACCCTACAGCAGGAGCAGTAATAATTCTAGTTGCAGTTAAAATGTTGGGTATcgtataaatattttcacGCAATAATGGTTGAAGTGGACTTATGGGTTCTAATGGTGGTAAGGGCTTTGATGATGGTTTTGGTGACTTCTCTAAATCACTTAACTTTGTCTTTTTAGTCTCATGTAGTATGCGGGAAAATGTATGGAATTGAAGTTTATTACTGTTGAATGAATTCGCTATATGTCTTGGGGGGAGTGAAAAACCAGATCTTATGCAATTCGTTGATCTAGCATACAATATAGATCTAATGATTCCTTGGTAATTATACAATCGCAAAgtcatttgaaaaatatttttttattcttgaCTATTCTTAATATCCAAAACAAGACCTAGATGGAAGGACTCTACTATCTTATCTCTTCTAAAAAGTCACCAGTAAAGATTGATGGTTGTACCAACTTCCTGGAGTtgattaaaaaaaatagttTACTGTTTACTGTTTACATTCTCACTTTACAGGTTatactttaataatattagtaTCAGATATGTTCTAATTAGCTACTGCTTTTGGTAAGCCtttatcattgattaaGCTTTCTGAGGAACCTTGCGGACCTTGACCAACTTCAgttaaaataattttggaaACACCTTTATATAATTCAGGATCCGCTTGGATATCTGAAGTGGTATCCAAAGTTTTAGTATCAAGCTTTTCCCAACCACTAACTTTACTGAAATACTTGTAAATTACGCCTAACACTTTCAGttcattttcttgttcataATAGATGACAGCGTTTGGACCAGCATCGAATGTGTAAGCAGCGATGATCTTTCCTTCTCTTTTGTTTAATTCGTggattaatttaattatcTTCTTAGAAGTATCATTCAAGTAAAAGATTGGAGGAGTTGAGTCTAAACAGACAGCATGGAATGAATTCGAATCTTTCATTGTTAAATCACCGAAAGTAGCAAAATCTTTACGTAAAATGGAATCTTTCATGTCATCAAATCTTTTTGGAACGACTTCTTTAATTCTCCATTGAAATAAATCCGATGTAGCAACTGTGGTCTGCATACCTGAAGTAGAAGGGGTATCTTTCTTATCGTCACTGACTACTAAAATTGCAGCCTTCATGTTTGGCCAGTGGCTCAATGGAGCAACTTCAACTGCCTTCGAATCTTCACCGTTGGTTTCTTGACCCATCTCCCATGCAACATAACCACCAAAGAGTGAACGACATGCTGATCCTGATCCTTTTCTTGCAATTTTAGAGATCTCTGACATATTTTGTGGTAATTCGTACAATTTTGCAATAGAAACAACCAAAGCAGCAAATCCTGCTGCAGAAGAAGCTAATCCTGCTGCGGTAGGGAAATTGTTCTCTGAAACTATATGTACGCCAAATTGACTCAATTTAGGTATAGACGAATCGTTAgattccaattcttttcTCAAAGTTCTTAAGTCGGCTAAACAAGCTTTAGTTCTTTCTGACTCTAAGGATTCCAATTTTCCATTTAACCATAACTTATCTTCCTTGAAATCTTCAGAAGCTGCAACTGAGGTTAATGTTCTTAAGTCATTTTGCGATAAGGTAACAGAAATTGACGAGTTAGTTGGTAAGTTCAAGGACTTATCTCTTTTTCCCCAGTACTTTAATGTCTACTTTGAGTTAGTATCGAAGCTTCAATCCTTAAATTTTACAATTTGAGCATTTTATACGTACGGCAATATTTACCGGTGCCGTTGCTGACGAAGTATAGACGGTCATTGTGGTATAGTTCAGGtttaattgtatattagaCTGTCaatctttattgaaataaatttctGGACGtgtattattttttttctttgtgTAATTACATTTTCCCTTTCCAGTTTTCCATATATTAAActtatattattacaatttaCATACTTTAAAGAATACACTCCTACAAAAGCCAACGTCCTCCCTGTGGATATTGGGAATACAAGATAAAGATACTtagtaaataaaaaaaagCGTGTGCCCAATAACAACAGGACAAATTTtttaacaaaaataaatcagaTCTTATTAAACAATTGATCATTTTTGTTACCTAAATACAACATTTTCTTTTAAAGTACATCAGTGTAGTAAGTCGATTATTTTCTAGTCCACTTCCATAATCTTGCTTTACAATCACCACTTCCGGTAGCAAAGATACCCTCTGTGCCTTGCGAATTCAACGAAACAGCCACCGAAATAACAGAATTACGGTGACCTTGCAACATCAATAATGGATTACCTGAAAGTTGGTCCCAAAATATAACACCACGGTCCTTAGAACCAgacaaaatatattcattcttAGGAGTCGAGCAAACAGATAAGACAAAATCCTTGTGACCAATGTAGGTGACGTCACAAGAGGACTTCTTTCCAGTGCTTGCATTATTAGAAACGTTTGATTGTGGGTCTTGTTTTCCTTCTAAGTTCCATAACTTAACAGTTCTGTCCAAAGAACCAGAGGCAATCTGTTTACCGTTAGTCGAGAACGCAACCGAATAAACTGAATCTTCGTGGCCGTTACCACTTTCATTACCAGAATCTAATCTTTCGACTAAGAAACCAGTGGTCGAATCCCAAACTCTAACTGTTCTATCTAAGGAACCAGCAGTGATCAATTGGCCATCTGGGGAGACCGCGACGGTTGTCACGCCATCCTCGATAGATAAAGTCAACGAACATTGCGAGGATCTTAAATCCCAGATTCTAACAGTTCTATCACCAGAACCAGAAACAAGTCTGTTTCCATCAGGAAAGAAATCTAAGGAATAAATATCCTGTTCATGACCACGTAAAATCTTAATTATTCTCTTCGTTTCCAAGTCCCAAATTCTAATCAACTTATCTTCGGCACCAGTGGCTAACAATTTACCATCAGGAGAGAAGCAAACGGATCTAATGTACAAATCACCATTTGCATTCGCAGATGAAGACTGAACATTGGATTCGCCTGATTGGTTTTCGTTGTTGCTGTCATCGTTAATACCATTGGAAGAGTTATCATCAATCAATTTGGCAATTAATTCACCGGTTTTAACGTTGAAAACTTGGGTAGTCTTATTACATCCTGTGGCAATGAATTCACCGTTCTTGGAGAAACGAACACAACAAACAACAGAAGAGTGATCTAAAGAATGAATCAAATCGACATCCAAATCACGATTGAAAGCAGGGTTATACAAAACATAGTAATCAGGCTTCTGTTTCTTGAAGTCTGGATTAGCCTTGGAGACATCTAAATCCGCCAAGAAAGATGGAATCTCTTTGACGTGAGAAGCCTTCTGGAGTGGATTTACTATGTATTGACTCTTGTCAATAATAGTCAACGCAGTAGAAGTTTCAGGAGTAGATGGTTCGGCTGGTGGT
Protein-coding regions in this window:
- a CDS encoding DEHA2A13398p (similar to uniprot|P32377 Saccharomyces cerevisiae YNR043W MVD1 Mevalonate pyrophosphate decarboxylase) gives rise to the protein MTVYTSSATAPVNIATLKYWGKRDKSLNLPTNSSISVTLSQNDLRTLTSVAASEDFKEDKLWLNGKLESLESERTKACLADLRTLRKELESNDSSIPKLSQFGVHIVSENNFPTAAGLASSAAGFAALVVSIAKLYELPQNMSEISKIARKGSGSACRSLFGGYVAWEMGQETNGEDSKAVEVAPLSHWPNMKAAILVVSDDKKDTPSTSGMQTTVATSDLFQWRIKEVVPKRFDDMKDSILRKDFATFGDLTMKDSNSFHAVCLDSTPPIFYLNDTSKKIIKLIHELNKREGKIIAAYTFDAGPNAVIYYEQENESKVLGVIYKYFSKVSGWEKLDTKTLDTTSDIQADPELYKGVSKIILTEVGQGPQGSSESLINDKGLPKAVAN
- a CDS encoding DEHA2A13354p (no similarity), which produces MVNIDLPLAISLIRYKRRMGYVQSIDYIIRNIILKKKIQEPKPNGKELRFVLDLLNIDYSINTNKGFIDSINAGDLVAREYSSREIRELILAFKHLIKWDSSVKNLFLIKLISQILQNIPVSMLRRLRSCRNQNALSWSYIFVELDECLLSTVAFKVREGRSLRLKYEFVVDVYKALFQKMQIMGISLDKFANEFVLNIGKLVILTKTDFNFDNCKPNYTRTINDIVDETFTMRYLKWNRHSVDYKKFRYLMTIIDRRLVKYLILAYLQLVKELSICSPNRKYLLTFLLIFNDIELIQFYQSISWII
- a CDS encoding DEHA2A13376p (weakly similar to uniprot|Q07560 Saccharomyces cerevisiae YDL142C CRD1 Cardiolipin synthase) translates to MTLRLYNYQGIIRSILYARSTNCIRSGFSLPPRHIANSFNSNKLQFHTFSRILHETKKTKLSDLEKSPKPSSKPLPPLEPISPLQPLLRENIYTIPNILTATRIITAPAVGYFLINQQAGLAMSIFVYSCVTDFIDGYIARKYNMKSIIGSILDPMADKLLMTICTVSLSYISSMPLYLACLIIGRDVLLSFMAIYYRYVTLPPPKTFKRLINISIPTVSVHPNLLSKVNTGLQMLYIGSLVLQPAIESIMAENWIEPFHSGLYGFELLVATTTFLSGCTYIFSKKAIKPVR
- a CDS encoding DEHA2A13420p (similar to uniprot|P16649 Saccharomyces cerevisiae YCR084C TUP1 General repressor of transcription), with the protein product MSVYTPNSAAVAAQQQQQQHQQRQQHQQRLSELLEAVKQEFDFALNEASNFKQVKEDYDLKYNQQTAEMQQIRQTVYELEMAHRKIKEAYEEEILRLKTELENRDRQAQQHQNKLNGIENRQPPFGNYPPPQQQQPPQQAPVPQVSQSQTLPPPIKPSPAKQEAKSESPKTAKVEPTKDETASTQPPAEPSTPETSTALTIIDKSQYIVNPLQKASHVKEIPSFLADLDVSKANPDFKKQKPDYYVLYNPAFNRDLDVDLIHSLDHSSVVCCVRFSKNGEFIATGCNKTTQVFNVKTGELIAKLIDDNSSNGINDDSNNENQSGESNVQSSSANANGDLYIRSVCFSPDGKLLATGAEDKLIRIWDLETKRIIKILRGHEQDIYSLDFFPDGNRLVSGSGDRTVRIWDLRSSQCSLTLSIEDGVTTVAVSPDGQLITAGSLDRTVRVWDSTTGFLVERLDSGNESGNGHEDSVYSVAFSTNGKQIASGSLDRTVKLWNLEGKQDPQSNVSNNASTGKKSSCDVTYIGHKDFVLSVCSTPKNEYILSGSKDRGVIFWDQLSGNPLLMLQGHRNSVISVAVSLNSQGTEGIFATGSGDCKARLWKWTRK
- a CDS encoding DEHA2A13310p (weakly similar to uniprot|P40535 Saccharomyces cerevisiae YIL036W CST6 Basic leucine zipper transcription factor of the ATF/CREB family) — protein: MENITNELLVLVTMNYAKDEGYTQVPPNGNQFVVQNISNLDYPIVKDGTNGNVTQIRNSQANIEARTPVQAGASNPMEPEAIGNGDISMSDVNNGGHTVEVPNRSHVFEFHDPFDINSYPITNPPIFDTTMMLPYSTNEGIPRRRRISISNGQIGQIINHEFYLENESPLDDELNATRPVNQAASKDDIVLNDVHTHQRKDPVRTESAGQLPHQPSQLQQKGLVSQPQLKVDLGISPEQQQGSVIKNQVKPETPNIQPGDSIPAAGVPPPNHQLIYNNEVIYNPNNGPIPGTAAWKKERLLERNRLAASKCRQRKKHAQQQLQNNVSQYQKDVDSLKDKLDKYETVFKNFNLILSKHVHKFPDSDLKLLADFKDIDAITDRDLETISKLAGR
- a CDS encoding DEHA2A13332p (similar to CA3855|IPF4645 Candida albicans IPF4645) is translated as MDDIKDKYKHFPQYNELRDLLKHANVKSGRLLKALDSYEYQNDNVRFDFIVENQRGTKFFGIPLFSNRTLLPFIDPQTYQSLDGKTISLTYNNINNYPLPDMDWKWSWDKWYLLMANDVDAQGWLYSVIMFNSTHWKGKYSFGNFVRRRIWVRMRHKSST
- a CDS encoding DEHA2A13288p (highly similar to uniprot|P47079 Saccharomyces cerevisiae YJL008C CCT8 Subunit of the cytosolic chaperonin Cct ring complex) yields the protein MSLKLPQAPNSGLFKQGYQSHTSADGVIIKNIEAVREISSILLTSMGPSGRNKIIINQLGRIFITNDAATMLNELEIVHPAVKILIMASKQQEFEMGDNTNLVIILAGEFLNIAEKLLNLGLNVTEIMQGYNLANKFVMDTLESLVVSNVESITETSELLKVIKPVISAKQYGNEDLISKLVIDAVKIVINPKKPQNFNIDSIRVVKIMGSSLSNSEVVKGMVFPREPEGHIKNIKTKSKVVVFTCPIDISTTETKGTVLLHNAKEMLDFSKGEEQQLDQMCKEISDSGVNVVVAGANIGELALHYFNKHGILVLRVPSKFDLRRICQVCGATPLPRLGAPMPDEMGIVDVIETKEIGGDRVTIFRQDESISRTSTIILRGATQNSLDDIERAIDDGVNAIKGLLKDNRLLPGAGAIEIELIKLITQYGEKTPGLLQLAIKHYAKAFEVIPRVLAETSGLDSSELLSKLYAAHALDDNKGINFGIDIDNDSDDGLLDVKEHGILDLLSAKKSAIDLATDATNTILSIDQIIMAKRAGGPQMPKQPRPGNWDQAD